In Pectinophora gossypiella unplaced genomic scaffold, ilPecGoss1.1 Pgos_33, whole genome shotgun sequence, a single window of DNA contains:
- the LOC126381013 gene encoding jerky protein homolog-like — protein sequence MPRVRVRKTSRGQIDISSYEDAYKSVKAGLSLRKAAERYGVHYCSLLRYKRKRDASGEGENPDMGYKAHNRVFTNEQEQELSKYLIRCADIYFGLSKKEVRKLSYELTVKYNLSRPRTWDDNEMAGEEWFRMFMSRNPQLSIRAAQATSLSRATSFNKNNVDTFYDNLSNVMDRYKFEPQDIYNADETGITTVQKPDRVLARRGARQVGSVTSAERGTLVSVAFAANAIGNALPPFFVFPRVRFQDYFIRDGPISSAGTANPSGWMQDQSFLCFLEHFKKHTNAAPSHKVLLVLDNHASHVHINALDFCKDNGIVLLSFPPHCSHRLQPLDRSVFGPFKKAINSASDAWMRSHPAKTMTIYDIPGIVALAMPLAFTPSNIQAGFRKTGISPYNRDLFTELDFAPAFVTDRPNPENTAEAITDRSNHEKITEDVTDRPNLEILTEAEVHMERPSPDNTPDAEIVTLPNMPRGDETPPLSPSILIDEPSLETVEQQQDISNSQILRTEGQPNIEDPETSNTPPRHPHQTSANPSTSAQPETSSDPIVFSPEAIRPLPKALPRKGNRGKRTRKSTIYTDTPEKEEIRKEHEARLKRTKAKLVKKRLDGVKMKRNTTKGKKNTTKGKRNKTQQESLSSEEEECYCIINMTTSSEDITYMFEQHAQDPLANFDEDYPELARLHREPKKRKPAKRNVSVQCVSKKIRHKDTSSFVLQNHHTPGTRLIRVQVVDLENSPQVTHDNGDPEENILMSAQYVVHKDSYDEVLTQTEALIANISKKLCNYHF from the exons aTGCCAAGAGTACGTGTGAGAAAAACTTCAAGAGGGCAGATCGACATATCGAGCTATGAAGACGCTTACAAGAGTGTAAAAGCTGGTCTCTCATTGCGAAAGGCGGCGGAAAGGTATGGAGTACATTATTGTAGCCTCCTTAGATACAAACGAAAGCGAGATGCATCTGGCGAGGGAGAAAATCCAGATATGGGATATAAAGCACATAACCGTGTTTTTACCAATGAGCAAGAGCAAGAGCTTTCAAAATACTTGATTCGATGTGCGGATATATATTTTGGCCTATCTAAAAAGGAGGTGAGAAAATTATCATATGAACTTACCGTTAAGTATAATTTATCACGACCACGTACTTGGGATGACAACGAAATGGCAGGGGAAGAATGGTTTCGGATGTTTATGTCAAGAAACCCTCAACTGTCTATTCGCGCAGCGCAAGCTACCAGCCTCTCAAGGGCCACCAGCTTCAATAAGAACAACGTAGATACCTTCTACGACAATTTAAGCAACGTCATGGATCGGTACAAGTTTGAGCCGCAAGATATTTATAATGCCGATGAGACAGGCATAACCACAGTACAAAAGCCTGACAGAGTGTTGGCTAGACGTGGTGCTCGTCAAGTGGGTTCTGTGACTTCGGCCGAAAGAGGTACTTTGGTATCAGTAGCCTTTGCGGCAAATGCAATCGGAAATGCACTTCCTCCATTTTTTGTCTTCCCGCGAGTGCGTTTTCAAGACTATTTCATAAGAGATGGGCCTATAAGCTCTGCTGGAACTGCTAACCCTTCTGGCTGGATGCAGGATCAATCATTTCTGTGCTTCTTGGAACATTtcaaaaaacatacaaatgcCGCTCCCTCACATAAAGTGTTGCTCGTGCTTGATAACCACGCGTCCCACGTTCATATTAACGCACTGGATTTCTGCAAGGATAATGGCATTGTATTATTATCTTTTCCTCCCCATTGCTCTCATAGACTCCAGCCGCTTGATCGATCTGTATTCGGCCCTTTCAAGAAAGCTATAAATTCGGCCAGCGATGCATGGATGCGAAGCCATCCAGCAAAGACAATGACAATTTATGATATTCCAGGGATTGTTGCGCTTGCTATGCCCCTTGCTTTTACTCCATCAAATATTCAAGCCGGCTTCCGCAAAACAGGAATCTCTCCATATAATCGGGATCTGTTTACAGAGCTCGACTTTGCTCCTGCATTTGTCACGGATAGGCCAAACCCCGAAAATACAGCTGAGGCTATTACGGATAGATCAAACCACGAAAAAATAACTGAGGATGTTACGGATAGACCAAATCTTGAAATATTAACAGAGGCAGAGGTTCATATGGAAAGACCGAGCCCTGACAACACACCTGACGCAGAGATTGTTACCTTGCCAAATATGCCACGAGGAGATGAAACGCCACCACTATCGCCTTCTATATTAATTGATGAACCGTCACTAGAGACTGTGGAACAGCAACAAGATATCAGCAATTCACAAATTCTGAGAACTGAAGGGCAACCGAATATTGAAGATCCTGAAACCTCGAATACACCACCCAGACACCCACATCAGACTTCTGCAAATCCCTCAACAAGTGCTCAGCCAGAAACATCTAGTGACCCTATTGTTTTTTCACCGGAAGCAATACGACCATTACCAAAAGCTCTCCCAAGGAAAGGGAATAGAGGAAAAAGAACCAGAAAGTCTACAATATATACTGATACACCAGAAAAAGAAGAGATAAGAAAAGAACATGAAGCAAGGCTAAAGAGAACCAAAGCTAAGCTAGTTAAGAAACGTTTGGATGGAGTAAAAATGAAGAGAAATACCACAAAAGGAAAGAAAAATACTACAAAAGGGAAAAGAAATAAGACACAGCAGGAATCATTATCATCTGAAGAGGAAGAGTGCTACTGTATC ATCAACATGACGACGTCATCTGAAGACATCACGTACATGTTCGAACAACATGCGCAAGACCCGCTGGCAAACTTTGATGAAGATTATCCAGAGTTGGCCAGACTCCACCGCGAACCAAAGAAGAGGAAGCCTGCCAAGCGAAATGTTAGCGTGCAGTGCGtctcaaaaaaaatacgtcataaGGACACATCATCCTTCGTGCTACAAAACCACCACACCCCGGGCACTCGACTAATTAGAGTCCAAGTTGTCGATCTAGAGAACAGTCCTCAAGTTACTCATGACAACGGGGACCCTgaagaaaacattttaatgaGCGCCCAGTACGTGGTACATAAGGATTCCTATGATGAAGTGTTAACGCAGACAGAAGCACTTATCGCAAACATATCAAAAAAGTTGTGTAATTATCATTTctag